One Streptomyces sp. CG4 genomic window, TCATCGCCATCGGCCTGGTGGTCGCTGGCGGCACCTTGCTGAGCCGCCGTCGCGCCCGGACCGCCGCTACCGAGGAGACGAACGAGCCGGAACGCACCTGACGTCGTCGGCCGTGCTCGTTCCGGCTCGAGCAACCCTCGCGCGCGCCGGTGGGTCTTGCCAGATGCCGGGGTCGGGGCAGTGTCACTATGCCGGGCGTCGGCATAGGGGCAGAAGACGATGTGCCGAGTGCCCGAAGCGAGGGTGAAGATGACGAATCTGAACACCGTGGTGACGTGGGTTGACGCACGCGAGAGGCTGCCTCGGAGCGGTACACCGGTGGCAGCGGCGATCACGGGCCGGTATCCAGCTGACAGCGCCACTGAGTCCGGGGCCGATACGGCGTTGGGTGAGGAATTCTGGCTGGTGAGGCCAATGGTCTTCACGACTGTGCACCGGAGTGAGGACGGGGCGGAGCACAGGGACTGCTTCGTCGACTCCGACGGCGTTGTCCGTTTGCCTCACGGCCTGGCCAGTGATGAGACCGTGACTCACTGGGCTGAGCTGCCCACCCTGCCAGGCGGGATGACACACCTGGTTCTCGGGGAAGGCGTGCAGTCAGCTCTCCAGAACGCGTGGGGCGCTCGTCCCCTCACCTGACCCGGACCGGACACCTGAAGCGGTTGCCTCGCTCTCCCGATGGGCCCGTGCCGTGGCCATCAGGCCGTCCAATGCGGCCCGGGTCCGCAGGAGTTCGTCGATGTGCTCGGTGAGCCGGTTGCGCTCCTGCGCCATCCGCTCAAGAGCGGCATCGGAGTTGCCCTCGCTGGGTGTCTCGACGCAGGGCAGCAGCTCGGCGATCGTACGACTGGACAGGCCCGCCGCGTACAGGCGCTGGATGAATCGCACCCGCTCCACCTCGGCCTCCGTGTAATGCCGTTGTCCACTGGCGCTACGGCTGCTGGTCAGCAGCCCCTGCTCCTCGTAGTAGCGCAGCGACCGGACGCTGACGTCGGTACGCGCCGCGAGCTCGCCGATCCGCACGACTGCCTCCCCTGGTGAACCACGCCACACCGCTTGCCTCTGACATCCATGTCAGGTTTTAGCGTAGCGCTGTGCCCGGCATCCGGGCACACGATACGGACGGAGGAGCCCGACGTGACGACGTTGTTCAGCAGCTACCGACTCGGCGACCTGACCCTGCCCAACCGGATGGTGATGGCCCCGATGACCCGCGTCAGGGCCGCGGCCGGCGGCCTCGCCACACCGTCCATGGCCAGGTACTACGCGCAACGCGCGACAGCCGGACTGATCGTGTCCGAGGGCGTGCAGCCCAGCCTCATCGGGCAGTCCAACCCCGGCACGCCCGGACTGCACACCGATGAGCAAGTAACCTCGTGGCGTGCCGTGACCGACGCCGTACACATCAACGGCGGGCGGATCTTCGCCCAGCTCATGCACGGCGGCCGGGTCTCGCACCCCGACACGACCGGCCACCAGCCCGTCGGCCCCTCGGCGATCGCCGCAGTGGGTGACGTCTTCACCCCGACCGGCCCGCAGCCCGCACCCACGCCCCGCGCACTGGACACCGCCGAGGTGCCCCAGCATGCCCACGCGTACGCCGAGGCTGCCCGCCGCGCGATCGACGCGGGCTTCGACGGAGTCGAACTCCACGGTGCCAACGGCTACTTGATCTCCCAGTTCCTCTCCTCCAACGCCAACCGGCGCACGGACCGCTACGGTGGCACGATCACGGGCCGGATCCGGTTCGCCGTAGAGGCCGTGGCCGCGACGGTGGACGCGATCGGCGCGGCCAGGACGGGCATCCGGCTCTCCCCAGGGGGCGGCTTCTGGGGCGTCGAGGAGACCGACGCGCTCGCCCTCAACACCGCACTGCTGACCGAACTGGACCGGCTCCAACTCGCCTACGTCCACCTGGAGATGACCACGGACGAAGAGGTGCTCATCGGCCTGCGCCGCACCTGGCCCGGAACCCTGATCGTCAATCCGGTCCTCCCGATGGGCCCCAAGCAGACCGGCCGCGCGGAAGCCGACCACTGGCTGGGCCTGGGCGCCGACCTGATCAGCTTCGGCCGCGGCTTCCTCGCCAACCCCGACCTTGTCGAACGCCTCCGCACCGGCCTGCCGATCGCCCCCGTCGACGAGAACACGTACTACCAGGGCGGCGACACCGGCTACCTCACCTATCCGGCCTACCAGCACACGGCCTGACGCGCACGCGCGGTCACCTCTTCCGGCTGGCCGGACACGCGCCTGTGGCCGAGCCCGAAGTAGCTGAGCCGCTCGCGGCCGAGGTGGCGATGGTCCCGCTCCTGCTCCGGCCACCCCCGCGTACGCCATCGGCGGCACCTACGACGTGCTCAGCTACAAGGAGGCGGCCGACGAGCTGTTTCCGCACCTCACCACGGCCCCGGACCGGTCGGCGAACTTCGCCCGCTGGGTCTTCCTCGAACCTGCGGCCCGGGACGTTCGACACCGCGTTTCACTTGGCCGAACAGCCGGAACGGACACTGCTGATCTACGGAGGAACGTGTCCGGGTCAGCGTCCGTGCGGGGGGTAGGTGTCGTGGGTGTCCACGGGGGCGCCGCCGCCCTTGGTGCCTCCTCCGGGTATGTGGATCGTGTTGCCCACGGCGGCAGCGGCGGTGCCGTGGCGGGGCACCGGCATGGGCGCGAGGATCTGCCAGCGGTCGCGCGTGGTGTCGTACGCCTCGGTGTTGGGGAAGACGCCCTGGGATCCGGGTGCCGGATTTCCTTCACCGCCGAAGGTGTAGATCGTCGTGCCGATGGCCGCCGCCGCGATGCCGCCACGGGCCGTCGGCATGGAGGCACGCCGGCTCCACCGACGGGTGCGCAGGTCGAGGGCGTAGACCTCGCCCCGTACGTGGGCCTGCCCCCGGTCACGGCCACCGACGACGTACAGGGTCGCCGCGATCAGGGCGCCACCGGCGTGGTCGCGGGCCTCGGGCAGGCTGGGCAGCGATTCCCAACGGCCGGTGGTGACGTCGAAGCAGGACACGGCATCGACGGTGTCCTGCAGGCCGCCGGGCTGGGGCGTCAGTGTCCGCATCCCGCCCGCGAGGTAGATCTTCGGTCCGTGTACGCCGACGGCGGCGCTGCCCCGCTCGGTGCCCGGCGGCATGAAGGGCACGGGGGACCACCGGTTCGTGCGCGGGTCGAAGACATAGGCGTCGCGCAGCGCCTGCCAGGATTCCCCACCGGACAGGCCGCCGAGTACGTAGATCCTGCCGCCGACCGCCGCCGCGTTGGGGTGATTCATCGCCACCGGCAGCGGAGCGACGTCCGACCAGCGCCC contains:
- a CDS encoding AQJ64_40280 family protein, yielding MTNLNTVVTWVDARERLPRSGTPVAAAITGRYPADSATESGADTALGEEFWLVRPMVFTTVHRSEDGAEHRDCFVDSDGVVRLPHGLASDETVTHWAELPTLPGGMTHLVLGEGVQSALQNAWGARPLT
- a CDS encoding MerR family transcriptional regulator, yielding MRIGELAARTDVSVRSLRYYEEQGLLTSSRSASGQRHYTEAEVERVRFIQRLYAAGLSSRTIAELLPCVETPSEGNSDAALERMAQERNRLTEHIDELLRTRAALDGLMATARAHRESEATASGVRSGSGEGTSAPRVLES
- a CDS encoding alkene reductase gives rise to the protein MTTLFSSYRLGDLTLPNRMVMAPMTRVRAAAGGLATPSMARYYAQRATAGLIVSEGVQPSLIGQSNPGTPGLHTDEQVTSWRAVTDAVHINGGRIFAQLMHGGRVSHPDTTGHQPVGPSAIAAVGDVFTPTGPQPAPTPRALDTAEVPQHAHAYAEAARRAIDAGFDGVELHGANGYLISQFLSSNANRRTDRYGGTITGRIRFAVEAVAATVDAIGAARTGIRLSPGGGFWGVEETDALALNTALLTELDRLQLAYVHLEMTTDEEVLIGLRRTWPGTLIVNPVLPMGPKQTGRAEADHWLGLGADLISFGRGFLANPDLVERLRTGLPIAPVDENTYYQGGDTGYLTYPAYQHTA
- a CDS encoding Kelch repeat-containing protein; the protein is MHRRDVLIRGTALLAALATPAVPAHAHPGPVEPPGSPGTPSSPVPPEYRSGWQTLPPIGGGARQEHGVVALGSKVYVIAGIAPTPGGGFTTTNRVEAYDSRTGRWSDVAPLPVAMNHPNAAAVGGRIYVLGGLSGGESWQALRDAYVFDPRTNRWSPVPFMPPGTERGSAAVGVHGPKIYLAGGMRTLTPQPGGLQDTVDAVSCFDVTTGRWESLPSLPEARDHAGGALIAATLYVVGGRDRGQAHVRGEVYALDLRTRRWSRRASMPTARGGIAAAAIGTTIYTFGGEGNPAPGSQGVFPNTEAYDTTRDRWQILAPMPVPRHGTAAAAVGNTIHIPGGGTKGGGAPVDTHDTYPPHGR